DNA from Planctomycetota bacterium:
CTCCTCGACCGGCGCCGCGCCCGCGGGCACGCGGGGCAGGGGCACGAGCACCGACGGGATCGTCCCCGCCTGGGCCGCCCGCGAGGCGCTGGGGAACAGCAGGTTCAGCCCGGGCACCTCTTCCGAGACCACCAGGGTCGTGCGCTTCGCCGTGCTGCTGCGGAGGTAGTCCGTCGCCGACAGGAACACCGCGAGCTCGGGGCGCTCGCTCATCATCGCGTAGAAGGGCGTCGCCTCACGCTCGCCCCGCGCCCGCAGCTCGTTCGCCAGCGACTGCGCGAACTCGCGGATCTTCTTCGCGTCGCTCTCCGCCTTCGCGCGGATCGCCTGCGCCTCGGCCTCGCCCCGCGACTCGATCTCCTTCGCCAGGCGATCGCGGCTTCCCTTCATCCGCTCGAACACCGCCTTGGTCGTCTCCTCGGGGAGCACCACCCGCATCAGCCCGACGCTCGCCACCTCCACGCCCAGCTCCGACAGGTCCACGTTGCTCTTGTCCTCGGGCGAGCGCAGCCCCGCGAGGATCTGCGCCTCCAGCTCGGAGAGCTGCGACCCCTCGGCCCCGGTCGTGAACAGGTCGTCCATCGTGTACTTGCTCACCACGCCCAGGGCCGAACGCATCGCCGTGCTCAGCGAGTCCTCGGCCTTGCGGTAGTGGTCCTCCGGGCGCTCGCCCGCGTTCGAGAACTTCCGGAAGAACTTCAGCGGATCGTTCACCCGCCAGGAGCAGAACGCCTCCACCGCGACCTGCTTCGCGTCCGCCGTCTGCTGCGTCTCGAGCTTCAGCGTGAGCGTCCGCACCCGCGTGTCGTACTTCGTGACCGACTCGATCGGGTAGGGCCACTTGAAGTACAGCCCGGGCTCGCGCTTCACGGCGTCCTCGCCCGCGCGCCCGAACATCGTGAGCACCCCCGCCTCGGTGAAGCGCACCGTGTACGTGCAGGCGAAGGCGAAGAGCGCGAGCAGGAAGACGCCCGCGACCAGGAACCGGATGAACGTTCGCACAAGTCAACTCCTGACCACCGCGCCGCCCGGCGCGGGCTAGCCCATCGTTCTTACTGCCCGTCTTCCTTCGTGTCGAAGACGTCCACGCCCATGTTGACGTCCTTGAGGTCGATCACGCCGTTGAGGTCACGCACCGAGTCCGACACCACGTACAGCCGGATGTCGCGCGTCGCGTCGCCGAGCGCCTCGAAGAACCGCGTCACGCGGAAGAGATCCGGCTGCGCCTCGTACAGCGCCACCTGCCCGCGGTACCGGGCCGCCTCCGCCCGGGCGCCCATGTGCCGGTGCCAGCGGTCGGCCCCGGCCTCGGCCAGCGCCGCCGCCGCCGCCCCGCCGGCGTCTTCCAGCAGGCGCTGCACGGCGATCTCCTGCTCGACGATCTTCACCGCGTTGGCTTCCTGGTCGCCCGTGCGCCGGCCGGCCCGGAGCCGGTCGAGCACCTCGATCTCGCGGACGATGCGCCGCGCCAGTTCCACGTCGCCCGCCACCCCGGTGAGCGCCTCGATCGCGTCGGTCTCCGCCGCGGCCAGGCGCGCCTCGCGACGCTGCGTGGTCTGCACCGGCGCCTCGAAGGCCATCGCGGTCTCCTTCGGCGGGTGCACGCCCGTGATGCCCAGGAAGTCGATCTGCACGCCCGCGCCCAGCGGCTTCCCGTCGGGCCCGGGGTTCAGCGCGTCGAACGCCGCCTGCACGCGCGTGCGCAGGCGCCCGGAGAGCACCGCGCGGTCGCCCCCCAGCACCTCGTCCAGGTGCAGCGTCTGGAAGAACCGCGTCACCTCGCGGCGCGCCACCGCCCGCAGCAGTTCGTCGCGATTCTCCGGCGGGCCGAGCTGGTCGTACACGAACACGTCGCTGATCGTGTACTGCATCGGCAGTTCGATCGAGATCGCCGCGACGTCCGCCAGCCCGCCCTGCGAGCGCCCCTGCGTCATCCGCACGTACTGCCAGACTTCCTCGCCGATGTGGTCGTTCGTCCACAGGATCGGCTCGGTCGTCGCCGGGGGCATCGTGCCCAGCTCCAGCCGGCGCAGCCCCGTCGCCGTGCGGTCCTGCAGCGTCAGGCGCCCCTTGTCGTCGCGCGTGTAGTACTCCGGGATGTACACCGTCTCGATCGGCCACATCCACTTGAAATGCCACCCCGGCTCGATGTTCATCCGCACCGGCGCACCGAACCGCAGCACCGTCGCCCGCTGGTGCGGCTGCACCACGACCACCGCGCTCATCAGCCAGATCACCACCACGCCCACGACCAGCAGCGGCGCGATCCAGCGGCTCAGCAGGCGGTAGCCCCACCCGCCGGTGACATCGAACCCCAGTTGATAGTTGATCGCGTCGCTGATCGACTGCGCCAGCCGGTCCGGCGCCGCCGCAAAGCCCAGCAGACGCGACTCGAACGCCGCCCGGGGCATCTCGCCCGCTCGGCGGGGTCGGTACGCGCCCAGCACGATGTGCAGCACGATCTCGACGCCGATCAGGATGATGAAGCCCGGGATGATCGCGGGCATCCACCGGACAAGCGCGTCGGTGCCGACGTAGTCCACCAGGTGGGCCACGGCGATCGCCAGCCAGATGAGCGAGGACCCCACGGCGAACGACGCGCCGGCGCGCAGGTTCTGCCACACGGGCTGCTTGGCCAGCCCCGCGGCGTACCGCGCCGCGACGAACCCCAACGCCGCGAACGTCACGCCCAGGCCCAGCGCCCAGCCGGGCTGCGTGGGCATGACCATCCGCGTGCGGAGCATCTCCAGCGCCTGCGTCACGCGCCAGATGCCCAGGCCGATGAGCATCGCCGCGATGAGCAGGGCGGCGAACGGGAAGAGGAACTTGTACAGCCCCGCGAGGCGGGCCGCCGCAGGGCGGAACTCGTCGCGCCCCTCGAACACCGAGGTGCCCGCCCCCCCGCCGGCGGCGAGCGCTTCGTTCTCCATCGCCTCGACGCGCTCGCGCCGGTGCTGGTCGTACACGATGCCCAGGACCAGCCACGCGACGATGCCCGCGAGCATGAAGAGCATGCCCGAGAAGGCCGCGTAGTCCTTCGAGAAAATCGAGTACGTCACCGTCGCAACGGCGAGCACGATCTGGAAGGCGAGGCCCTTGAATGCCGCCGACGCGGCGCTGCGATAGGCCTGTAAGTCAGCTCTCATGCCTGTTCCCGATTGTTCACGCCCCGAGCGGCGTGCGCAACTCTCGGGCGACCCGCGCCGCCCAGTCCATCCAAGACCTGTTCGACCGGGCATCCGTCGCCCGGCAGGCCCGCACGCCAGAACGGCGCCGCCCGCTCACGCTGTTCCGGGCACCCTCGGCCCCGGGGGGCGTATTGTGCCACGTTCCCATCCTTCTTTCCACCCGCCCCCGCCCTGCAACCCGGTTGATCGCCCGTCCCGACCCCCGCGATCATCTGTCCAGACCCCGCCGCCCGCCGTCCTGCCCGCGCCCCCGCACACCCGATTCGGGCCCGCGCGGGCCCCGGCACATTCCGTCCTGCGGCGGCGAACGCCTTCGGTTCCACCGTCGTACTACCGCCTCACCGTCTCCAAGGTTCGCCTCGTCGACGGCGCACCGTCCACGCTCTCGCCTCCCAGCGGATTGATGTACGACGCCCCCCACGCTATGTTCGTCTCTCCCGCCGGGAATCTCTCGCCCGTGTGCCCTCCCGGAGGCGCCCACCATCCAGGGACGCTGATCGTCCCGACCGGGTCTCACCTTTCTCCATGATCACGCAGCTGATCGCCATCGCCAAGAACGCGTTCGTCGAGAGCGTCCGCCAGCCGGTGCTCTTCACGCTCGTGCTGCTCGCCGGCATCATCCAGGTGTTCAACACCTTCAACGCCGCGTTCAGCATGGCCGATGTCGAAAGTTCGCAGGTCTCGGGCGATACCAAGCTCCTCTTCGACATCGGCCTGGGCACCATCTTCGTCATCTCCACGCTGCTCGCGGGGTTCATCGCCACCGCCGTCATCTCGCGCGAGATCGAGAACAAGACCGTCCTCACCGTCATCAGCAAGCCCATCCCGCGCCCGGTGCTCGTGCTCGGCAAGTTCGCCGGGGTCGCCGGCGCGATGCTGGCGGCCCTGGTCGTGATGCTCGTCTTCCTGCTCCTGGCCGTCCGGCACGGGGTCATGTCCACCGCCGCCGACGAGCTCGACGGGCCAGTCATCTTCTTCGGCGTCGGCTTCGTCGCCCTCTCCCTCTTCATCGCCGGCTGGTGCAACTTCTTCTACGGCTGGAACTTCCCGCAGACGCTCGTCACGCTCCTCGTGCCGCTCTCCATCCTCGCCTACGTGCTGGTCCTCTTCGTCGGCAAGAAGTGGAACCTCCAGCCCCCGCTCACCGACTTCAAGGACCAGGTCATGGTCGCGTCGCTGTGCCTGGGGCTCGCCGTGCTCGTCCTGACCAGCGTGGCCCTCGCCGCGTCCACCCGCCTCGGGCAGGTCATGACGCTCGTGGTCAGCATGGGCGTCTTCGTCGGCGCCCTGCTCTCCAACCACATGATCGGCCAGCACGTCTTCGACAACGCCGCCCTGGGACGCATCCAGTCGGTCTCGCCCGAAGATCCCGAGCGCGCCAGCTTCCGGAACCTGGGCGACACCCTCGTCGTGCGACTCTCGCGCGAGCCACTGGAACGCCCGCGCCCCGGCGACCCCGTGTACTTCTCGCCCGGCCCCAGCGGGTTCCCCATGCTGGCGCCGACCGACTACGCCCGGTTCTCGGGCGCTCTGAACGAACTCACCGAACAGCTCGCTTCCGAACAGCCCCCGGCGATCATCGTGCTTGATTCGTCCGGCGCCACCCTGCGCGTGCGTCACATCGGCGGCCGCCCCCTCGCCATCACCCGGGCTCCGGAGCCCGACGACTATGTCTTCAGCCGCCCCACCTCCATCCGCCCGGTCGCGCTCGCCGCCTGGGGCGCCATCCCCAACCTCCAGTTCTTCTGGCTCCTCGACGCCGTCTCGCAGAACCGGCGGGTACCCGCTGCGTATGTTGGGCTGGTATCGCTGTATGCGGCGTGCCAGGTCGGCGTGTTTCTCAGCCTCGCCGTCCTGCTCTTCCAACGCCGCGACGTGGGCTGAGCACCCGTCCATCCTTCCGCGGGCGGGGTACGATCTCCCGTCCGGTGTGTTCACGCCCGGTTCAGTTTTCGCGCACGCAATGACAAGGGGATCTTCCCGTGGCCCAGAAGCGCAAGTCGTTCGATGATTCCGCGAAGGGTGTCAAGGCGACGGGGAGCGGCCCGGACAAGAGCGGCACCATCAAGCTCGTCGTCGCCATCGTCGCCCTCGTCGGCGCTTGCGCGTTCCTCGCGTACTTCTACGGCGTGTTCGATTCGCCCCCCACGCCGCCCCCCACGCTCGAGCAGACCCTCGGCGAAGAGGGCCTCCAGCAGTTGGAAGAGTCCAAGAAGGTCAACGAGCGGCTCATGCAGATCCACAAGAAGCCCGCCGGCTCGTAACCTTCATCCGCCCGCCGGGCGTGCCTCGTACGGCATCGGAAAAAAGCCCCGCACACGGGTCACCTTGCCCGTCCCGGTGCGTCGTTCCCACACGCCCTGCGCGGGTGCGATCACCACGCCATCATCACCCGGGTAGTTCGGGTCGTACACCCGCACTCGCACGCCCGCCTCGCCGGGCTCGTACCCGTACGCCAGCACCTGGTGGTTCTGCCACAGCACGCCCACGCGGCTCTGCGGCGCCCGCGAGTTCGTCCGCGAACGCACGTACACCAACCCGAGCGGGACCAGCTCGCCCCGGTCCAAACGACGCAGAATCCCGGCCAGTTCGGCACGCGTCAGCGACGCCGTGCTCTCCTCGTCGGCCCCGCCATCATCCGGCAGGCTCATCCAGCGGCGAAACGCCAGCACCATCACGCCGCCCTCGCCGAACGACTCCAGTTGTCGGGCCGCGATGGCGTCGTACAGGGGCGTGCCGGGGGCGGGCGGGGTCGTGTCGTCGGGAGGGCGCTGCCCGGCGAGGTAGTAATCCGCCACGAGCAGCGACATGCCCCCGCACAGCCCGAACTCGGCGGGAACCACCTTCCCGCGCGCCAGCGACGAACCCCGCAGCGCGTCGGGCAGTGGCGAGCCGCTGAATCGGTTGACGAACCGAAGCCCGTGCACCGACGGGCGGAACGCCTCGCGCGCCGGAATCTCCGGGGGCGTCGATCCCGTGCGCACCGCACCGCTCGACACCACGCGCAACCCCGGCGCGGCCTTCGCACGCTCACGTGCAGACGACTCGTCCGGCCGACGGTTCGCAACCGGGGAGCACGCCCCGAGTAGAAGCACCACAACAACGGTCGTCCACCGAATCATGGCGCCAGCCTACCGGCAAGGCCCGGGCGCGGTAGGCTGCGGCCGCGGGGGGTGCAGCATGACGGCGGCGTCAGTCCAACCGTGTGTGCGCTGCGGCAACGGCGCCGGCACGCGCCTCGACACGAAAGGCCGCCCGTGGTGCGACGCCTGCTGGTCCGCCTCCGCCACTGTCGCCCCGCGCCAGGCGCCGGATGCTCCGGCGAGCCCCGTGCGGCCCGACGCGGGCGGCCAGCGGCAGAGCGCGGCGCCCGCCCGCCCACGCCCCAAGGCGCCCAATGAAGCCACCTCCGCGGGCGAGCCACGGCGCGAGCCCGCCAACGCCCCCGCCGCCGGCACAACCGGCCACGCCGACGATGTCCTGCAACTCAGCGATGACACGTTCGCCGGGAAATCGCGCGCGCCCTGCCCCAAGTGCGGCGCCGCGATGCGCCCGGGCGTGCCCGCGTGCGTCTGCGGGTTCAACCCGGCCGCACTCCCGCTCGACCCGGAGAAGGTCCGCCAGATCCTCGGCGACTTCGACCCCGACGCCACCCCGGCGGACCAGCGGCGACCCAAGAAGGCCAAGCCCGCGCCCGCGGTTGCACAGCCGACGTGCGGCGCGTGCGGGTACGTGCTCACGGGCGTCCCCACCTCGGCGCAGGGGGACGTGACCTGCCCGGAATGCGGCACAACGAAGCGACTGTCGTACCGCAAGCCCGAGTACGACGAGCTTTCCGCGGAGGTCGCGCGATGGTCGGTGCTGCGCCCGGTGTTCATGATCGCCGGCGGGCTGCTCGTGGTGGTGGGCGTCATGTTCGCCAACGGATGGGTTCAGGGAGGCATCCGCGGGGCGGCGCTCGGCTGGGTCCGGCCGCCCGGGCAGCGCGGGCTCGGCGTGGCCGGGCCACTGGTGCTCGGCGGGCTGCTGGTCTACGCGTGGGCGACGCTGGTCGCCTTCGGGGTGACGGCCCTGCTCGGCGTCATGTGGACGGGCGTCTCCACCACGTTCCGCAAGATGCTCCTCAACGTCGCGGGGCTCGTCGCCGTCGCCCTCGCGATCCGCGTCACCGTCGATCTCATCCCCCTGCCCATCCCGTGGTGGGCGACCGGGATGGTCTGCGGGGTCATCTACGCGTGGTACCTCGCCGACATGCAGGACCTTGACCTGCAGGAGTCGGCGATCGTCACGTTCTGCACCGCGCTCCTGGTCTGGGTCACGCTCGCGATCTTCTCGCTGATGCTCTGAACCCGCGGGGGCCGCCGGCAAAGACGGACCGCGGGCCGCGTGGTACGCTTCGCCCCTGGGGCACGCCCGTGGTGCGGGCGTTGAGGGCGGGGTGGCATTCCATGGCGGACGCTGTACAGAAGACGTGCTCGGTGTGCGGCATTGACGTCAGCGGCAAGCCGCGCGTCAAGGACTCCGCCGGACGGTACCTCTGCCAGGACTGCGTGGCCAAGGCCAAGGCCGCCCGCGGCGCGCAGACCGCCAAGCCCCCGGCCCCTCCCGCGCGCCCCGGCGCCGCGGCTCCCGGCGCCGACGACGACAACACCTTCCTCCTCAACATCGGCGGGAAGTCGTCGGTCGCGGAGAAGGGCACGACCCCGTGCCCGGAATGCGGGCGTCCGCTCGTGGATGGCACCGTCGTGTGCGTCGGCTGCGGGTTCAACACCAAGACGAACAAGCGGACGCAGGTGAAGGTCGAGAAGGCCAAGCCCGCGCCGGGCGAGAAGGCCGAGTCGTCACGGGGCGGGAACTTCTTCAGCGATCAGCCGCACCTCGTCGGGCTGGGCATGCTGCTGGTCTTCGGCGCGCTGGGCGCGGGCGTCATGGTCGTGCCCGAGATTCACATTCTGTACCTGATCCTCGCGGGGGTGATGTACCTGGCGTCGCGGGTGTGGGCGCTGTTCGCCGCGTGGCAGGACGAGACGTGGAAGGGGATCCTGATCCTGATCTCGTGGGTGTTCGGGATTCTGTGGCTGTACGAGCTCTACTGGGTGCTGGTCGAGGCCGAGAACGTGCTGCTGAAGTGGATGTGGGTCGTGTCGCTGGTCGCGCTGATCGTCGGCTTCTTCCTGAATCCGGAGATTCTCAGCGCGACGCCCTGATCGCGGCGCCCGACGCGTCGAGGGGCCGTCCCCTCCCGCGGGTGCCCCCGCCGGTTCGATCTCACCAAACGCCGACGCCCCGTCCACTAGGAACGGGGCGTCGTGGGGTGTGTCCGGCCTGAGGGACCGGAGTGTGGCTGGTCAAAGGGTCTAGAGGCCGTGCGTGGCGCGCGGGCGAGGTTCGATGTACCCCATGCGCACGAGGAACGCGGCGGCCTCTTCGACCTCGTATCGCGTGAACTCGCACAGGTCGCGAGGCTGCTCCGGGCTGCCCAGCAGGTCCGTCGGGTAGATCGTCTTCCCGAACTCGGCGGCGTACTCCTGCGTCGCACGCAGGCAGGCGACCGCGGCCTCGACCAGACGTTCCGGACTAATCTCTTCGCGAGGGTTCGTATTCATGTTCGAACGCTCCCTCCATTCCTGATCGGACGCACACGCGTCCGACATGTTCCTCCGTAGGTACGTCGCAGAACTCTTCGATGTTCGCGGACGCGCGGATGCCGGATTCCGCCTCGAACATCGCGCCGGGAGCCGGCTCGGGGGGCCCGCCGTCTCCCCAAGCCCGCAGCACGCCGACGCTTGCGAAAAGACACCGGCATAGGTAGTACCACCCGATTGTGGGTTTGCGTGACGGGGCAATGTGATTCGTCATCTCACCCGATGCTCTGAGCCGAGCGGTGAATCGACGGTGTTCCCGACCTGCGGTCTGCTTCATGGCCAAACCCACTCTCGACCGAGTTCTGTCTTGCCCCACGCTCCCCTCGCTCCCCGCGGTGGCGCTGCAGGTGCTGGAACTGACGAAAGATCCGAGGGTATCGATCGCGCGGATTGCGCAGACGGTGCAGAATGATCCGGCGCTCGCGAGCAAGGTGCTCCGCACCGTCAACTCCAGCTACTACGCGCTGAGCACGCCCTGCCCCAACATCGGGCGCGCGATGAGCCTGCTGGGGCTGAACACCGTCAAGTCGATCGTGCTCAGCTTCAGCCTGGTAGACACCACCAGCAAGCTCGGGCTCGACGGCGCGTTCGATCTCGAATCCTACTGGCGGCGTGCCGTGTACAGCGCCGCCGCCGCGCGCGCAATCGCCCAGCACACCCGCGCGTGCGACCCGGACGAGGCCTTCGTCGGGGCGCTGCTCCAGGACATCGGGATGCTCGCGTGCTTCACGGCGTTGCGGGGCGAGTACGCCGCCGTCATCGCGAAGGTGGGCGAGGACCACGACGAATCGGCGGGCGTGGAGCGCGCGACGCTGGGGTTCGATCACGCGGGCGTGGGCGGGCAGCTCGCCGAGCGCTGGCGCCTGCCCGAGCAGCTCGTCGAGGCCGTCGCGCATCACCACGCCGCCGAGCACGCCTCGGGCCCGCACGCGCGGATGGTGCGGACGGTGGCGCTGGGCGGGATGGTGGCGTCCGCGCTCACGGTGGCGCGCCCGCAGTCGAAGCTGGGCGCGTTCATCGTCAGCGCGCGCCGGTGGTTCGAGGTGGATTCCGCGACGTCCAAGTCGCTGGTGGAGTCCACCGCCGCCGGGGCCGCCGAACTCTCGAAACTGCTCGACATCTCCACGGGCCGGCGCCCCGACGTGGGCTCGATCCTTGCCGAGGCGCACGAGCGGATGCTCGAGACGCAGGAGGAGATCGCGGCCGAGTCGGCGGCCCTGCGTCGCGACAACGAGGAACTGGCGCGCCGCGCGAACACCGACGGGCTGACCGGGCTGCACAACCGCGCGTTCTTCGATCGCGAACTGCGCGAGCAGCTCGCCAAGACCCGGGCCGCACGCCACCCCATCACGCTCATCTTCCTGGACGCCGACAAGTTCAAGGGCGTGAACGACACCCACGGGCACCAGGCCGGCGACGCCGTGCTCATCGAGACGGCCCGGCGTCTGCGCGACGCCATCGGGCGCGTGGGCACCCTGTGCCGCTACGGCGGGGAAGAGTTCGTCGCGATCCTTCCGCAGATCGACCTCGAGAAGGGCAAGCGGATCGCGGAACTGCTGCGGCGGGCCATCGAGCGGTCGCCTTTCGACCTCGCGCACTACGACCTGCCGGGGATCGTGCTTCCCCGCACGATCAGCCTGGGCGTGGCGACGAGCGACCCGGCGAACGCGAGCGGGTCGTGGACGCCCGAGCACCTGACGAAACTCGCGGACGAGGCGGTCTACGCCGCCAAGACCGCCGGTCGCAACTGCGTGCGCTGGGCCGACCCCGGCGCACCGTCGCCCGAGAAGGCCGCCGCGCCCGCGCCGGCCGATCTCGCGCCGACGGTCGCCGTCGTCGACCCGGACCCGTTCGCGCGCCGGCTGATCGCCGGGGCGCTGCTCACGCGGTTCCGCGTCACCGCGACGCCCACGCTCGCGCCCGACGAATCAGCGTCGCTCGTGTTCATCGACGCGGCCCTGCTCCTGGCCGGGTTGCCCCGGCGCCCGGCCAAGTTCGTGGCGATGACCTCCGACGCCGACCCCGCGATGCGGGCCGCGTGCGAGGCCGCCGGCGCCCTCTGCGTGCTCGACAAGCTCGAGTTCGCCCAGCGCCCCGGTGAAACCGTGGAACGCTTCCGCGCGATGCTGATCCCGGGGGTCTCCCCGCCCCGCGCGCAGGCGGCGTAGCGGGCGGCGCGCGGGCCCGCGCCGCGGGCGTACCCTCGTCGCGGGAGGTTCGTCCATGGCACAGCAGGTCCGCATTCTCGCGTTCTCGGGGAGCACCCGCGACGGTTCGTACAACACGATGCTCGTGAAGGCCGCCAGCGCCGGCGCCACGCGACTGGGCGCTCAGGTCACCGTGCTGAACCTGCGCGACCTCGCGCTGCCGATGTACGACGAAGACCTGGAGAAGCGCGAGGGGCTGCCCGCCGGCGTCCGGCGATTCAAGGACGCGCTGCGTGCCGCCCACGGCGTGCTCATCGCGTCGCCCGAGTACAACAGCTCGATCAGCGCGGCGTTGAAGAACGCCATCGACTGGGCGAGCCGCCCGGAGAACGACCAGCCCCCGCTCTCGTGCTTCAACGGGAAGGTCGCGGGGCTGCTCGCCGCGTCGCCCGGCGCGCTGGGCGGGCTGCGCGGGCTGGTGCACCTGCGCAGCATCCTGGGCAACATCGGGGTGATCGTGCTCCCGCAGCAGTTCGCCCTCTCGAAGTCGCACGAGGCCTTCGCGCCCGACGGCTCGATCAAGGACGAGAAGACCCGCGCCGCGGCCGAGGGCATCGCCGAGGCCGTCGCCTCGACCTGCGCCAAGCTCGCGGGCTGATCGGCTCGCTGTTCAGGAGCGCCGTTCGCCCGCGCGCATGAGCCCGCGGAAGATCCGCTCGTACGCCCGCGCGATCACCGGGTAGTCCAGTCGCTCCAGGGCGCGGCGTTGCTGCGCCCGCCCGGCCTCGCGGCGTGCCGCCTCGTCCGTCGCCAGGCGCGTCGCCAGGCGCCAGTAGTCGTCCAGCGAGTCCACGCCGCCCCAGGCGGGGTCATCGCCCGCCAGGTCCGCGCCGATGCACTCGGCGTGGCGCGGGCCGGCACGCACCGCGACCACCGGCACGCCCGCGCCCATCGACTCGATCACGCTGTTCCCGCCCCCCTCGGGGTACTCGTTGAGCAGCAGGTCGCACGCCTTGAGCACCTGGGGCACGTCGCGCCGCGCCCCCAGGAACACGCAGCGGGCCGCCACGTCATTGGCCCGGTCTCCCGCGCCCGCCGCGATGGCCCGCGTGAGCCCGTCTGTCTCGCAGGCGCCCACGCCCACCCACCACGCGTCGGGCGTGCGCGCCAGGAACGCGCCCAGGTCGCGCGCGAACGTCGTCGCGAGCATGCGGCGCTCGAGCGCGTTCGAGACGCTCGCCAGCACCACCGCCCGCGCGGGCAGCCCGAGCGACGCCCGGGTGCACGCGAGCGCCTGGGCCGCCCCGCCGGCGTCGCCCCCGCTCGTCTCGACGCCCGCGTCGCGGATGCCCATCGCCGCCAGCCCCGGCGCATCGGCGCGCCGCCGGCGCGGGTTGTTGAAGATCACCGCGTCCACGCCCCGCAGCACCAGGGGCGAGCCCACGCTCAGCACGCACTGCGTCGGCGCGACGCGTGCCCAGGCCATCCCCGCCTGCACGGGGCAGGCGCTGCTCGCCACGAACACGGCCAGGTCGATCGGCGCCTCGCGTGCCAGATCGCGCATGAGCGCCACGCCGTCGCGCGCGCCGTCGACGAAGGTGCCCCCGGCGTGCAGCACGCGCACCGGGGCGTGCGCGCGGAGTCGCGCGAGCGTCGGAGCGCCCACGCGTTCGGAGGGCGCGTCGGGCTGGCGCAGGAACGTCAGCGCGGGGTCGCGCCGCGTGGCCTCTTCCGCCACGACCACCACGGGATCGAACGCCCGCCGATCGTGCAACGCGACCAGCCGCGCGATCGTCGCGCTCGCCGCCTGTCCTTCCACCACCGACCCCACCACGTACACCAGGCGCGCCGGGCGCCCGCGCGGGATCGGCGCGGCCTCTCGCACGCCCGGGGAAAGCCCCGCCTGCGCGAAGGCCCGCTCGTACAGGCTCCCGAGCGCCGCCGCCTCGGGCACGCCCCGCAGGAACGCCTGCGAGTACTGCTGGATGTCCGCCACGGCCGCCGCGGCGATCGCCTCGACGGCGTCCGCACCTCGGCCGTCCTGCAGCGCGAGCACGGCGTGCTTGAGGCACCCGCCCACGAGCGGCCCCAGCACCGCGCCCCGTGCGCCCCCCGCGCGCTCTCGCTCGGGAGACCCTTCCCGCGCGTGCGGCGGCGGCTGATCGATCGTGACGCTCATGCCGTTCATGCGGCCTATCCATCGGCTGTTTCGGGGATGGGCGTCTGCGACGCTGGTTCGGCGGAGAAGTGTGAACGACGATTCCTCAGTTGTCCGATAACGCCGGGTCGGGGGCGGGGGATCCGCCCCGAGTGAGCAGCGGAGACCGTGATGACAGACACCACCACCGTGATCGGGCGCGGCTGCACGTTCAAGGGCGAACTCGTGATCTCGGGGGCATGCCGCGTGCTGGGCACGCTCGAGGGCTCGATCCGCGCCGAGCCCGCCCCGGGCGAGGACGCGCCGAGCGAGGTCCGCATCGAGGGGTCGAGCGCCACGAACGCGCGCATCGAGGCCGACCGCGTCGTCGTCGAGGGCGTGCTGTCGGGCGACGTCGTCGCGCGCACGTCGCTGCACCTGGGGCGCGACGCGCGGGTGAAGGGTGACGTCATCGCCGGGGCGCTCTC
Protein-coding regions in this window:
- a CDS encoding protease modulator HflC; its protein translation is MRTFIRFLVAGVFLLALFAFACTYTVRFTEAGVLTMFGRAGEDAVKREPGLYFKWPYPIESVTKYDTRVRTLTLKLETQQTADAKQVAVEAFCSWRVNDPLKFFRKFSNAGERPEDHYRKAEDSLSTAMRSALGVVSKYTMDDLFTTGAEGSQLSELEAQILAGLRSPEDKSNVDLSELGVEVASVGLMRVVLPEETTKAVFERMKGSRDRLAKEIESRGEAEAQAIRAKAESDAKKIREFAQSLANELRARGEREATPFYAMMSERPELAVFLSATDYLRSSTAKRTTLVVSEEVPGLNLLFPSASRAAQAGTIPSVLVPLPRVPAGAAPVEEAPKANLPAVLEGSK
- a CDS encoding SPFH domain-containing protein; this encodes MRADLQAYRSAASAAFKGLAFQIVLAVATVTYSIFSKDYAAFSGMLFMLAGIVAWLVLGIVYDQHRRERVEAMENEALAAGGGAGTSVFEGRDEFRPAAARLAGLYKFLFPFAALLIAAMLIGLGIWRVTQALEMLRTRMVMPTQPGWALGLGVTFAALGFVAARYAAGLAKQPVWQNLRAGASFAVGSSLIWLAIAVAHLVDYVGTDALVRWMPAIIPGFIILIGVEIVLHIVLGAYRPRRAGEMPRAAFESRLLGFAAAPDRLAQSISDAINYQLGFDVTGGWGYRLLSRWIAPLLVVGVVVIWLMSAVVVVQPHQRATVLRFGAPVRMNIEPGWHFKWMWPIETVYIPEYYTRDDKGRLTLQDRTATGLRRLELGTMPPATTEPILWTNDHIGEEVWQYVRMTQGRSQGGLADVAAISIELPMQYTISDVFVYDQLGPPENRDELLRAVARREVTRFFQTLHLDEVLGGDRAVLSGRLRTRVQAAFDALNPGPDGKPLGAGVQIDFLGITGVHPPKETAMAFEAPVQTTQRREARLAAAETDAIEALTGVAGDVELARRIVREIEVLDRLRAGRRTGDQEANAVKIVEQEIAVQRLLEDAGGAAAAALAEAGADRWHRHMGARAEAARYRGQVALYEAQPDLFRVTRFFEALGDATRDIRLYVVSDSVRDLNGVIDLKDVNMGVDVFDTKEDGQ
- a CDS encoding ABC transporter permease subunit, giving the protein MITQLIAIAKNAFVESVRQPVLFTLVLLAGIIQVFNTFNAAFSMADVESSQVSGDTKLLFDIGLGTIFVISTLLAGFIATAVISREIENKTVLTVISKPIPRPVLVLGKFAGVAGAMLAALVVMLVFLLLAVRHGVMSTAADELDGPVIFFGVGFVALSLFIAGWCNFFYGWNFPQTLVTLLVPLSILAYVLVLFVGKKWNLQPPLTDFKDQVMVASLCLGLAVLVLTSVALAASTRLGQVMTLVVSMGVFVGALLSNHMIGQHVFDNAALGRIQSVSPEDPERASFRNLGDTLVVRLSREPLERPRPGDPVYFSPGPSGFPMLAPTDYARFSGALNELTEQLASEQPPAIIVLDSSGATLRVRHIGGRPLAITRAPEPDDYVFSRPTSIRPVALAAWGAIPNLQFFWLLDAVSQNRRVPAAYVGLVSLYAACQVGVFLSLAVLLFQRRDVG
- a CDS encoding GGDEF domain-containing protein, whose product is MAKPTLDRVLSCPTLPSLPAVALQVLELTKDPRVSIARIAQTVQNDPALASKVLRTVNSSYYALSTPCPNIGRAMSLLGLNTVKSIVLSFSLVDTTSKLGLDGAFDLESYWRRAVYSAAAARAIAQHTRACDPDEAFVGALLQDIGMLACFTALRGEYAAVIAKVGEDHDESAGVERATLGFDHAGVGGQLAERWRLPEQLVEAVAHHHAAEHASGPHARMVRTVALGGMVASALTVARPQSKLGAFIVSARRWFEVDSATSKSLVESTAAGAAELSKLLDISTGRRPDVGSILAEAHERMLETQEEIAAESAALRRDNEELARRANTDGLTGLHNRAFFDRELREQLAKTRAARHPITLIFLDADKFKGVNDTHGHQAGDAVLIETARRLRDAIGRVGTLCRYGGEEFVAILPQIDLEKGKRIAELLRRAIERSPFDLAHYDLPGIVLPRTISLGVATSDPANASGSWTPEHLTKLADEAVYAAKTAGRNCVRWADPGAPSPEKAAAPAPADLAPTVAVVDPDPFARRLIAGALLTRFRVTATPTLAPDESASLVFIDAALLLAGLPRRPAKFVAMTSDADPAMRAACEAAGALCVLDKLEFAQRPGETVERFRAMLIPGVSPPRAQAA
- a CDS encoding NAD(P)H-dependent oxidoreductase → MAQQVRILAFSGSTRDGSYNTMLVKAASAGATRLGAQVTVLNLRDLALPMYDEDLEKREGLPAGVRRFKDALRAAHGVLIASPEYNSSISAALKNAIDWASRPENDQPPLSCFNGKVAGLLAASPGALGGLRGLVHLRSILGNIGVIVLPQQFALSKSHEAFAPDGSIKDEKTRAAAEGIAEAVASTCAKLAG